A single Deltaproteobacteria bacterium DNA region contains:
- a CDS encoding phosphoribosylformylglycinamidine synthase subunit PurQ, translated as MKKVKSIVLAGNGINCEMEMAHACRLAGSEVVDIVYLYDILSGEVKLDDYHFLNLPGGFLDGDDLGSAKAMAHRLKYAKIAGSGERLEEVIFRFIKQGKLILGVCNGFQLMVKAGLLPGFDGNYGQQEVTLTFNESGRFEDRWVYLKVNSQGPCIFTKGLQGVYLPVRHGEGKFIPQDGEVLEKLQQENLVALQYSEPGYQNPTMEYPLNPNGAVAAIAGICDPTGRLFGMMPHPEAYLYSVNHPRWTREKVPEEGMGLAIFRNAVEYIRKNL; from the coding sequence ATGAAAAAAGTAAAATCCATTGTCTTAGCCGGGAACGGGATCAACTGCGAAATGGAGATGGCCCATGCCTGCCGGTTAGCCGGTTCAGAGGTAGTAGACATTGTCTACCTGTATGACATCCTCTCGGGAGAGGTGAAGTTGGATGATTATCATTTCCTGAACCTTCCTGGTGGGTTCTTGGATGGGGACGATCTGGGGTCGGCGAAAGCCATGGCTCACCGCTTAAAGTATGCCAAGATCGCCGGAAGCGGGGAGCGCCTGGAAGAAGTTATTTTTCGATTCATCAAGCAGGGGAAACTCATCCTGGGAGTGTGCAATGGATTTCAACTCATGGTCAAAGCCGGACTCCTTCCAGGTTTTGATGGAAATTATGGCCAACAGGAGGTAACGCTTACCTTCAATGAATCTGGTAGGTTTGAGGACCGCTGGGTTTACCTCAAAGTGAATTCCCAAGGGCCTTGCATCTTCACCAAAGGGTTGCAAGGGGTATACCTGCCCGTACGGCATGGCGAAGGAAAATTCATTCCGCAAGATGGGGAGGTCCTTGAAAAGCTTCAGCAGGAAAACTTAGTTGCCCTGCAATATTCTGAACCGGGCTACCAGAATCCTACCATGGAATATCCCTTGAATCCCAACGGGGCCGTTGCCGCCATCGCCGGAATCTGTGACCCAACCGGGCGTCTTTTCGGCATGATGCCCCACCCTGAAGCCTATCTTTATTCTGTCAACCACCCCCGCTGGACAAGGGAAAAGGTCCCTGAAGAGGGGATGGGTTTGGCCATTTTCAGGAATGCCGTCGAATATATCCGCAAAAATCTGTGA
- a CDS encoding tripartite tricarboxylate transporter substrate binding protein: protein MKKISMWSLFAALFLFPAFLLAATDFPKGSITYIIPFNPGGQSDVEARLQQPYLEKILGVPIVVNYVPGAGGALAWTKFAQAKPDGYSVCGINIPHIILQPLSQKDAAFKTEDLKPLCIFESTPIGLVVKKESKINSLKEFIEFAKANPGKITIGISGKLSGHHMAALQFEKMTGTKLTLVTFTGAAPQVTALLGGHVEAIWGNSSDLVGYQTQMKILAIGTEKRMDTLPNVPTFQEQGMKFYSGIDRGVAVPKNTPADITAKLEKAFLDTVNMEEYHSKIVKAGFVPKKLNSQQATKYIAEETEIFKKILLEHNLLLKK, encoded by the coding sequence ATGAAAAAAATCAGCATGTGGAGCCTATTTGCGGCTCTGTTTTTATTCCCGGCCTTCTTATTGGCCGCCACGGATTTCCCCAAAGGGTCCATCACCTATATCATTCCTTTCAACCCCGGGGGACAGTCGGATGTGGAAGCGCGCCTGCAGCAGCCCTACCTGGAGAAAATCCTGGGGGTACCCATCGTGGTCAACTATGTGCCAGGGGCCGGCGGGGCGTTGGCCTGGACGAAGTTCGCCCAGGCCAAGCCCGATGGCTATAGCGTCTGCGGCATCAACATTCCTCACATCATCCTCCAGCCGCTTTCCCAGAAGGACGCGGCTTTCAAAACCGAGGACCTGAAACCTTTATGCATCTTCGAGTCCACCCCCATTGGACTGGTGGTGAAGAAAGAGTCGAAGATCAACAGTCTAAAAGAGTTCATTGAATTCGCCAAAGCCAACCCTGGAAAAATCACCATCGGCATATCGGGGAAACTTTCCGGTCACCACATGGCCGCGCTGCAATTCGAGAAGATGACGGGCACCAAGCTTACCCTGGTCACTTTTACCGGGGCTGCTCCCCAGGTAACCGCTCTTCTGGGCGGGCATGTGGAAGCCATCTGGGGGAATTCTTCTGACCTGGTCGGTTATCAGACTCAGATGAAAATCCTGGCGATCGGGACCGAAAAGCGCATGGACACTTTGCCGAATGTTCCTACCTTCCAGGAACAGGGTATGAAATTCTACTCGGGCATTGACCGGGGGGTGGCGGTTCCGAAAAATACCCCCGCAGATATCACGGCCAAGCTGGAAAAGGCCTTCTTAGACACCGTGAACATGGAAGAGTATCACTCCAAGATCGTCAAGGCGGGATTCGTGCCCAAGAAACTGAATAGCCAGCAAGCCACGAAATACATTGCGGAGGAGACAGAAATTTTCAAAAAAATACTACTCGAGCACAACCTGCTTTTGAAGAAATAG